GTGTCGGTGCTCATGCGGGGTCCTCGGGCCGGTCGGCGAGCAGGTCGCGGACCATGGGGACGACCTTGGTGCCGTAGAGCTCGACGTTGCGCGTCCGGGCGTCGGCGGGCTGCGCGCCGGTGGTGTAGATGAGGTCGAACCGGCCGACGTCGAGCGCTGTCACGGCGGCGGCGATCTTGCGGGCGACGGTCTCGGGCGACCCGACGTACAGGGAGCCGCCGGCGATCTCGGCGTCGAACTCCGCCTCGGTGATCGGGGGCCAGCCGCGGGACGCGCCGATGCGGTCGCGCTGGGTGCGGTAGTGGGGCCAGTAGATCTCGCGGGCCTCGTCGTCGGTGTCGGCGATGAAGCCGGGGGAGTGCATGCCGACGGGGTGGGCGGTGGTGCCGAGCTGCGTGGCGGCGCGTCGGTAGAGGTCGACGTAGGGGGCGAACCGGGCGGGCTGGCCGCCGATGATCGCGAGCATGAGGGGGAGGTCGTAGTGCGCGGCGCGGACGACGGACTGCGGGGAGCCGCCGACGCCGACCCACGTGTTCAGGTGCCCGGACTCCGTCTTGGGGAAGACGTCGGCGTCGGTCAGCGCCGGGCGCGTGGTCCCGGCCCAGGTGACGGGCTGTTCCTTGAGCAGCTCGGCGAAGAGCTGGATCTTCTCCTCGAAGAGGATGTCGTAGTCGGCGAGGTCGTAGCCGAACAGCGGGAACGACTCGGTGAACGAGCCGCGCCCGAGGATGACCTCCGCGCGGCCGTTCGACAGGGCGTCGACGGTGGCGAACCGCTGGAACACGCGGACGGGGTCGTCGGAGGACAGGACGGTCACGCCGGAGGCGAGCCGGATGTCCCGGGTGACGCCGGCGAGCCCGGCCAGCACGGTGTCCGGGGAGGAGATGGCGTACTCGGGGCGGTGGTGCTCGCCGAGCGCGATGACGTCGACGCCGGTCTGGTCGGCCAGCACGGCCTCCGCGACGACCTGCCGGATGGCGGCGGCGTGCGAGACCAGGGTGCCGTCGGCGGCCATGGGGCGGTCGCCGAACGAGTCGAGGCCGAACTCCACGGTGGTGCTCATCTCTCGTCCTCCGAGTTGATACGTCAATAGTTGACGCGTCAATAGTGCCTCCGGCATGATGGACATGTCAACACCCAGCGAGGAGGGCCATCGTGGCCGAGACGACGACGCGACGCGCGCCCACGACGCAGGAGCTGGCCGCCTGGCGCGCGTTCATCGAGACGACCGAGGCGCTGCGCTCCCGCCTCGGCGCCCGGATGCAGGCCGAGTCGGGGATCTCGATGCAGGACTACGCCGTGCTGCTCGCCCTGCGTGAGGCCCCCGAACGCAACCTGCGGTCCTCCGAGCTCGCGGACGTCGTCGGCTGGGAACGCAGCCGGCTGTCGCACCACGTCGGGCGCATGGAGCGCCGCGGCCTCGTCGAGCGCCAGGGCCCCGCCGGCGGCGGCTGGGGGTCCTGCGTCCACCTGACCGCCGACGGTGCCGCCGTCTTCCGCCGCGCCTCGGTGCCCCACCTGCAGGCCGTCGCCGAGCTGTTCGTCGACGCCCTCACCCCGGAGCAGGTCGACGCGGCCGGCCAGATCGCCCGGACTCTGGGTGCCCGTCTCGCCGAGGACGACACGTCGCGCTGAGGGCCGCGACGAGACCGGCACGGTGGCCCCGCCCGGGGCGGTGGGGTTGTCTTTCGTTGATGACGAGCTCCGCGTCGGTGCGCGTGGTGTGCAGCCGCCAGTGCTCGGCGGCGATCGAGTCCGGCCCGCGGTGAGGCGCGCACCGGACGACGCCGTCACGGTGGCGTCGGCACCGCCGGCGGACGACGACGGGTACCCGAGGGGCTCCTACCTGCGAGCGATGCCCGGCCCCGAGCGACCCGGACGACGTCAGGGCGCGGCGACGTCGACGGACTTCTCCCGGAACCGGCTCGCGATGAACGACCGCATGGCCTTGTTGGTGAGCCGGTTGCTCGTCATCGTGGACATGACGCCCCGCAGGGCGAGGTCGCGGCGGTTCTGCGGGACGAACATGGCGAGGCCGTCGGTGCGCCCGGACTTCTGCTGCACGGCGACGAACGGTCGCAGGCGCTGCTCCCACTCCCGCAGGGCGCGGGCGGGGTTGCCGGGGTTGCGGGCCAGGGTGGTGCCGAGGAGGTCGGCGCCGGCGAGGCCGAGCGACGCCCCCATCCCGGAGTAGAGGGTGAGGCACCAGGCGGAGTCGCCGACGAGGACGACCCGGTCGGAGTGCCAGGTCGGCATGTCGACCTGGTGGACGGAGTCGAAGAGGGTGTCGTCGACGTCGGCGAACTGACCGAGCAGGTTCTCCAGGACGGGTCCGGCGGGTTCGGGTCCGAAGGCGGCGCGCAGCGACTCGAGCGGCGGGCGGCGGAACTGGGCGTCCTCGTCGTCGGTCCGGTAGGTGAGGAGCAGCCCGGGGGCGTGGTCGGCGAACGGGAAGACCCAGGCCGCGCGGCCCTCCTCGGCGAGGGTGAGGCCGTCGCCGGTGCGGAACCCGGGGACCTGTTCCTTGAGCAGGGTGGCGGCGATGATGTGGTTCAGGGGCCGGAGCAGCTCGGAGTCCGGGCCGAACACGAGGCGTCGGACGGTCGACCGCAGGCCGTCGGCGCCGACGACGAGGTCGAAGCGTTCGGTGGTCCGGGTCTCGTGGTCGCCGGTGGCGGTGCTGAGGGTGACGTCGACGCCGTCGGGGTGCTCGTCGACGGCGACGGGGGTGGTGCCGTAGCGGATCTCGACGTCCTCGCCGATCTGCGCGTGGAGGGCGGCCTCGATGTCGCCGCGCATGATGAGGCGGGGTTCGCCGGGCAGGTCGCCGTACCCCATGCTCGGTCGGCGCCGGGTGCCGGAGCGGTCGACGTCGTACGTCACGCCCTCGGGGTCGATCCGGTTGCCGATGGCGTCGAGGACGCCCATGCGTTGTGCCGTGGCGCGGCCGGTCTCGAACAGTCCGACGAAGTAGCCCGCGGGCCGGCGTCCGGGTGCGCGTTCCACGAGCAGTGGTTCCCAGCCGATCTCCCGCAGTCGCATCGCGGCGGCCAGTCCGGCGATGCCGGTCCCGACGACGAGGGCGCGCGGTGCAGTCATCCCGTCACTCCGATCTATGCCGAGAACTCTTCTCCACTTGATCCCGAGCGTAGCACTAACCGGAGGTGTCACCTCCGCTTGTAGGATGGTCGGCATGAGCACGTCCACCGCGCCCGAGCCGCGACCCCTGCGCGCCGACGCCGAGCGCAACCGGCAGCGCCTCGTCGCGTCCGCCCGCGAGCTGTTCGCGACCCGTGGCCTCGAGGTCACGCTCGACGACGTCGCCCACCACGCCGGGGTCGGCGTCGGGACCGCCTACCGCCGGTTCGCCAACCGCGCCGAGCTCGTCGAGGCCGTGCTGGCCGGCGCCGTGGACCGGGTCGCGGACGTCGCGGAGCGGGCGCTGACCAGCGACGACCCGTGGGGCGCGTTCGAGCAGTTCTTCCTCGAGGCCACCACCGACTTCGCCGAGAACCGCGGCCTGCGGCAGATCCTGCTCGAGGGCGGGCGCGGCACCGGCGCAGGCTTCGACGCCGCGCGGGACCGGCTCGCCCCCGCCGTCGAGGCGCTCATCACCCGGGCGCAGGAGTCCGGGCACCTGCGCACCGACATCGCCCCCACGGACTTCCCGCTCATCCAGCTCATGCTCGGCGCCGTCACCGAACGCAGCCGCGACGTCGCCCCGGACCTGTGGCGGCGGTACGTCACGCTCCTGCTCGACGGGTTGCGCACCCACCGCGACTCCCCCACCCCGCTCGGGACGCCCGCGCTGAGCAGCGACGACCTCGACCGCAGCACGGCCTAGCCTCGGGCCGCGCCGTCCGGACTCGGCGTGCGTCAGGCCGCGGCGAGGCGTCAGGCCCGGGCGTCCCGCAGGAACTGCTCGAGACCGGTGGGCGCCCGCCCCGTGAGGTGCTCCACGGCGTCGCTGACCTGCGCCATCACACCGCTCGCGATCGC
This Isoptericola jiangsuensis DNA region includes the following protein-coding sequences:
- a CDS encoding MarR family winged helix-turn-helix transcriptional regulator, coding for MAETTTRRAPTTQELAAWRAFIETTEALRSRLGARMQAESGISMQDYAVLLALREAPERNLRSSELADVVGWERSRLSHHVGRMERRGLVERQGPAGGGWGSCVHLTADGAAVFRRASVPHLQAVAELFVDALTPEQVDAAGQIARTLGARLAEDDTSR
- a CDS encoding LLM class flavin-dependent oxidoreductase: MSTTVEFGLDSFGDRPMAADGTLVSHAAAIRQVVAEAVLADQTGVDVIALGEHHRPEYAISSPDTVLAGLAGVTRDIRLASGVTVLSSDDPVRVFQRFATVDALSNGRAEVILGRGSFTESFPLFGYDLADYDILFEEKIQLFAELLKEQPVTWAGTTRPALTDADVFPKTESGHLNTWVGVGGSPQSVVRAAHYDLPLMLAIIGGQPARFAPYVDLYRRAATQLGTTAHPVGMHSPGFIADTDDEAREIYWPHYRTQRDRIGASRGWPPITEAEFDAEIAGGSLYVGSPETVARKIAAAVTALDVGRFDLIYTTGAQPADARTRNVELYGTKVVPMVRDLLADRPEDPA
- a CDS encoding FAD-dependent monooxygenase, whose product is MTAPRALVVGTGIAGLAAAMRLREIGWEPLLVERAPGRRPAGYFVGLFETGRATAQRMGVLDAIGNRIDPEGVTYDVDRSGTRRRPSMGYGDLPGEPRLIMRGDIEAALHAQIGEDVEIRYGTTPVAVDEHPDGVDVTLSTATGDHETRTTERFDLVVGADGLRSTVRRLVFGPDSELLRPLNHIIAATLLKEQVPGFRTGDGLTLAEEGRAAWVFPFADHAPGLLLTYRTDDEDAQFRRPPLESLRAAFGPEPAGPVLENLLGQFADVDDTLFDSVHQVDMPTWHSDRVVLVGDSAWCLTLYSGMGASLGLAGADLLGTTLARNPGNPARALREWEQRLRPFVAVQQKSGRTDGLAMFVPQNRRDLALRGVMSTMTSNRLTNKAMRSFIASRFREKSVDVAAP
- a CDS encoding TetR/AcrR family transcriptional regulator — its product is MSTSTAPEPRPLRADAERNRQRLVASARELFATRGLEVTLDDVAHHAGVGVGTAYRRFANRAELVEAVLAGAVDRVADVAERALTSDDPWGAFEQFFLEATTDFAENRGLRQILLEGGRGTGAGFDAARDRLAPAVEALITRAQESGHLRTDIAPTDFPLIQLMLGAVTERSRDVAPDLWRRYVTLLLDGLRTHRDSPTPLGTPALSSDDLDRSTA